The following coding sequences are from one Streptomyces sp. V3I7 window:
- a CDS encoding DEAD/DEAH box helicase yields MHDALAPLSVTPVTHSMPMAKNHRSDRPRTDPASGFSPGTVLDRLTSGPSRASRITHTEHLPPRAGRHAVWPDRIRPEVISAVQACGIEHPWAHQARVAEHALDGESVVVATGTASGKSLAYLVPVLSSLLDGAEAPNGRGATALYLSPTKALGADQCRSVKELSQPLGNAVRPAVYDGDTPYEEREWIRQYANYVLTNPDMLHLGILPSHPRWSSFLKSLKYVIVDECHTYRGVFGSHVAQVLRRLRRLCARYGSSPVFLLASATTAEPSVSARRLTGLPVVEVADDASPRGELVFALWEPPLTELHGEKGAPVRRTATAETADLLTDLAVQGVRSVAFVRSRRGAELISVIAQERLTEVDRSLARRVAAYRGGYLPEERRALERALHSGELLGLAATTALELGVDVSGLDAVLIAGYPGTRASLWQQAGRAGRSGQGALAVLIARDDPLDTYLVHHPEALFDQPVESTVLDPDNPYVLAPHLCAAAAEIPLTDQDLDLFGPASAELLPQLEAAKLLRRRTKAWHWTRRERAADLADIRGVGGPPVQVVEAGTGRLLGTVDASASHSTVHEGAVHLHQGRTYLVRSLDLEHSVALVEQADPPYSTVARDTTSISVLETDVEIPWGAGRLCYGSVEVTSQVVSFLRRRLITGEVMGESKLDLPPRTLRTRAVWWTVTEDQLDEAGIDPEILGGSLHAAEHASIGMLPLFATCDRWDIGGVSVPLHPDTLLPTVFVYDGQPGGAGFAERAFHTAREWLVATRQAIASCECDAGCPSCIQSPKCGNGNEPLHKRGAVRLLTVLLRGAPTATEPGAAEASGGPESPAEPAGAPGEPAPQGPPVP; encoded by the coding sequence ATGCACGACGCCTTGGCTCCATTGTCCGTCACGCCGGTGACACACTCGATGCCGATGGCCAAGAATCACCGATCCGATCGACCCCGGACGGACCCCGCCTCCGGCTTCTCTCCAGGCACGGTCCTGGACCGGCTCACCTCGGGACCGAGCCGGGCTTCGCGCATCACTCATACGGAGCACTTGCCCCCGCGTGCGGGCCGCCATGCCGTCTGGCCGGACCGGATTCGCCCGGAGGTCATCTCGGCGGTCCAGGCCTGCGGCATCGAGCATCCGTGGGCCCACCAGGCGCGTGTCGCCGAGCACGCCCTGGACGGCGAGTCGGTGGTCGTCGCCACCGGAACGGCGTCGGGCAAATCCCTGGCGTATCTCGTCCCGGTCCTCTCCTCGCTCCTCGACGGCGCGGAGGCGCCGAACGGGCGCGGCGCGACCGCTCTGTACCTTTCGCCCACGAAGGCCCTCGGCGCGGACCAGTGCCGCTCGGTGAAGGAACTTTCACAACCGCTGGGCAACGCGGTGCGCCCCGCCGTCTACGACGGCGACACCCCGTACGAGGAACGCGAGTGGATCCGCCAGTACGCGAACTACGTCCTCACCAACCCGGACATGCTCCACCTGGGCATCCTGCCCTCGCACCCGCGCTGGTCCTCCTTCCTGAAGTCGCTCAAGTACGTGATCGTCGACGAGTGCCACACCTACCGGGGCGTCTTCGGCTCGCACGTCGCCCAGGTACTGCGCCGGCTGCGCCGCCTGTGCGCCCGCTACGGCTCCTCGCCGGTGTTCCTGCTGGCCTCCGCCACCACCGCCGAACCGTCCGTGTCCGCCCGCCGGCTCACCGGCCTGCCGGTGGTCGAGGTCGCCGACGACGCCTCCCCGCGCGGGGAGCTGGTCTTCGCCCTCTGGGAGCCCCCGCTCACCGAACTGCACGGCGAGAAGGGTGCGCCCGTCCGGCGTACCGCCACCGCCGAGACGGCAGACCTGCTCACCGACCTCGCCGTGCAGGGCGTGCGCTCGGTCGCCTTCGTACGCTCCCGGCGCGGCGCCGAGCTGATCTCGGTGATCGCCCAGGAACGTCTCACCGAGGTCGACCGCTCCCTGGCCCGGCGCGTCGCCGCCTACCGCGGGGGCTATCTCCCCGAGGAACGCCGCGCCCTGGAGCGCGCCCTGCACTCCGGCGAACTCCTCGGCCTCGCCGCCACGACCGCCCTGGAGCTCGGCGTCGACGTGTCCGGGCTCGACGCCGTCCTGATCGCCGGCTACCCGGGCACCCGCGCCTCCCTGTGGCAGCAGGCGGGCCGGGCGGGCCGCTCCGGCCAGGGCGCCCTGGCCGTGCTGATCGCCCGCGACGACCCGCTGGACACCTACCTCGTCCACCATCCCGAGGCCCTGTTCGACCAACCGGTGGAATCCACCGTTCTCGATCCCGACAACCCCTACGTCCTCGCCCCGCACCTGTGCGCCGCCGCCGCGGAGATCCCGCTGACCGACCAGGACCTAGACCTGTTCGGGCCGGCCAGCGCCGAGCTGCTGCCGCAGCTGGAGGCCGCGAAGCTGCTGCGCCGCCGCACGAAGGCCTGGCACTGGACGCGCCGGGAGCGGGCCGCCGACCTGGCCGACATCCGCGGCGTCGGCGGGCCGCCGGTGCAGGTCGTGGAGGCCGGGACGGGCCGCCTGCTGGGCACGGTCGACGCGAGCGCCTCGCACTCGACGGTGCACGAGGGAGCGGTGCACCTGCACCAGGGCCGTACGTACCTGGTGCGCTCCCTCGACCTGGAGCACTCGGTCGCCCTGGTCGAGCAGGCCGACCCGCCGTATTCGACCGTCGCCCGCGACACGACGTCGATCTCCGTCCTGGAGACGGACGTCGAGATCCCCTGGGGGGCCGGGCGGCTCTGCTACGGCTCGGTGGAGGTCACCAGCCAGGTCGTCTCCTTCCTGCGCCGCCGGCTGATCACCGGCGAGGTCATGGGCGAGTCGAAGCTCGACCTCCCTCCTCGTACGCTGCGCACGCGCGCGGTCTGGTGGACGGTCACCGAGGACCAGTTGGACGAGGCCGGGATCGACCCCGAGATCCTCGGCGGCTCCCTGCACGCCGCCGAGCACGCCTCGATCGGCATGCTCCCCCTGTTCGCCACCTGCGACCGCTGGGACATCGGCGGAGTCTCCGTCCCGCTGCACCCGGACACCCTCCTCCCGACGGTCTTCGTGTATGACGGCCAGCCGGGCGGCGCGGGGTTCGCCGAGCGCGCCTTCCACACCGCCCGCGAGTGGCTCGTGGCCACCCGCCAGGCCATCGCCTCCTGCGAGTGCGACGCCGGCTGCCCGTCCTGCATCCAGTCCCCCAAGTGTGGCAACGGCAACGAACCCCTGCACAAGCGAGGCGCGGTACGCCTGCTCACGGTGCTGCTGCGGGGGGCGCCGACGGCGACGGAGCCCGGGGCGGCGGAGGCTTCCGGGGGCCCGGAGAGCCCGGCGGAGCCGGCTGGGGCGCCTGGGGAACCGGCCCCGCAGGGCCCGCCCGTGCCCTGA
- the bldG gene encoding anti-sigma factor antagonist BldG, with protein MDLSLSTRTVGDRTVVEVGGEIDVYTAPKLREQLVELVNDGSFHLVVDMEGVDFLDSTGLGVLVGGLKRVRAHEGSLRLVCNQERILKIFRITGLTKVFPIHTSVDEAVAATD; from the coding sequence GTGGACCTGTCCCTGTCGACCCGTACCGTCGGCGATCGTACGGTCGTCGAGGTCGGTGGCGAAATCGACGTATATACCGCGCCCAAGCTGCGCGAGCAGCTGGTCGAGCTGGTGAACGACGGGAGTTTCCACCTCGTCGTCGACATGGAGGGCGTGGACTTCCTCGACTCCACCGGGCTCGGCGTGCTGGTCGGAGGCCTGAAGCGTGTGCGTGCCCATGAGGGTTCGCTGCGCCTGGTCTGCAACCAGGAGCGCATTCTCAAGATCTTCCGTATCACCGGTCTCACCAAGGTGTTCCCGATCCACACCTCGGTCGACGAAGCGGTGGCGGCCACCGACTGA
- a CDS encoding ATP-binding protein, with protein MATVELRFSALPEHVRTARLVAAAVARRAGVDEAVLDEVRLAVGEACSRAVGLHQGAGITAPVKVALIEEEKQFSIEVGDEAPRSAPGDRVPGSPADDADAEEDEMGLAVISGLVDDVEVAAGEHGGLIRMTWPTTPPTMTLG; from the coding sequence ATGGCCACCGTCGAACTCCGTTTCAGCGCGCTGCCCGAGCACGTCAGGACCGCCCGGCTGGTGGCGGCGGCGGTGGCGCGCAGGGCCGGGGTGGACGAGGCCGTCCTCGACGAGGTCCGGCTCGCCGTCGGCGAGGCCTGTTCACGTGCCGTCGGGCTGCACCAGGGGGCCGGCATCACGGCCCCGGTGAAGGTGGCGCTGATCGAGGAGGAGAAGCAGTTCTCCATCGAGGTTGGCGACGAGGCGCCGCGTTCGGCCCCGGGTGACCGGGTTCCGGGCTCCCCCGCCGACGACGCGGACGCCGAGGAGGACGAGATGGGCCTCGCGGTCATCAGCGGCCTCGTCGACGACGTGGAGGTCGCCGCCGGGGAGCACGGCGGACTGATCCGTATGACCTGGCCGACCACCCCGCCGACCATGACCCTCGGCTGA